Proteins from one Choloepus didactylus isolate mChoDid1 chromosome 4, mChoDid1.pri, whole genome shotgun sequence genomic window:
- the CCNB1IP1 gene encoding E3 ubiquitin-protein ligase CCNB1IP1, which yields MSMCEDMLLCNYRKCRIKLSGYAWVTACSHIFCDQHGSGEFSRSPAICPACSSTLSGKLDIVRTELSPSEEYKAMVLAGLRPEIVLDISSRALAFWTYQVHQERLYQEYNFSKAEGHLKQMEKIYTQQIQSKDVELTSMKGEVTSMKKVLEEYKKKFSDISEKLMERNRQYQKLQGLYDSLRLRNITIANQEATLEPSMIAQSGVFGFPLGNTSKFPLDNTPIRNRGGGDGDFQFRPFFVGSPTAPEPSNSFFSFASPSRELEQQQVSSRAFKVKRI from the exons ATGTCTATGTGTGAAGACATGCTGCTTTGTAATTATCGTAAATGTCGCATTAAACTCTCTGGTTATGCATGGGTCACTGCCTGCTCACATATTTTCTGTGATCAGCATGGCAGTGGTGAGTTCAGTCGTTCACCAGCTATCTGCCCTGCTTGCAGCAGTACCCTTTCTGGAAAGCTAGATATTGTCCGCACAGAACTTAGCCCATCAGAGGAATATAAAGCCATGGTATTGGCAGGACTGCGACCAGAGATTGTGTTGGACATTAGCTCCCGAGCATTGGCCTTCTGGACATATCAG GTACATCAGGAGCGTCTCTATCAAGAATACAATTTCAGCAAGGCTGAGGGCCATCTGAAACAGATGGAGAAGATATATACTCAGCAGATACAGAGCAAGGATGTAGAATTGACCTCTATGAAAGGGGAGGTTACTTCCATGAAGAAAGTGCTAGAAGAATACAAGAAAAAGTTCAGTGACATCTCTGAGAAACTTATGGAGCGCAATCGCCAATATCAAAAGCTCCAGGGCCTCTATGATAGCCTTAGGCTACGAAACATCACTATTGCTAACCAAGAAGCTACCCTCGAACCATCCATGATCGCACAGTCTGGTGTTTTTGGCTTCCCATTAG ggaacacCTCCAAGTTTCCCTTGGACAATACACCAATTCGAAATCGCGGTGGTGGAGATGGAGATTTTCAGTTCCGACCGTTTTTTGTGGGTTCTCCCACAGCACCCGAACCCAGTAACAGCTTTTTTAGTTTTGCCTCCCCAAGTCGTgaattagagcaacagcaagtctCTAGCAGGGCCTTCAAAGTAAAAAGAATTTAG